The following proteins are co-located in the Anomalospiza imberbis isolate Cuckoo-Finch-1a 21T00152 chromosome 1, ASM3175350v1, whole genome shotgun sequence genome:
- the LOC137479133 gene encoding transmembrane protein 14C-like, translating into MEYDWLGFGYAALVAAGGVVGYAKAGSVPSLAAGLLFGGLAGLGAYQQSKDPKNVWLSLVASGTLSTVMGMRFYNSKKAMPGIIAGASLLMVGRLGLQMMEKPIKP; encoded by the exons ATGGAGTACGACTGGCTGGGCTTCGGCTACGCGGCGCTGGTGGCGGCGGGCGGTGTCGTGGGCTACGCCAAGGCAG GCAGCGTCCCGTCTCTAGCTGCCGGTCTTCTGTTCGGCGGCTTAGCGGGACTTGGCGCGTACCAGCAGTCCAAAGATCCAAAGAATGTGTGGCTTTCCCTCG TGGCATCTGGCACCTTGTCTACTGTTATGGGAATGAGATTTTACAACTCCAAAAAGGCAATGCCCGGGATAATTGCCGGTGCCAG TTTACTGATGGTTGGACGGCTTGGATTGCAGATGATGGAAAAACCTATTAAGCCATAA
- the GCNT2 gene encoding LOW QUALITY PROTEIN: N-acetyllactosaminide beta-1,6-N-acetylglucosaminyl-transferase (The sequence of the model RefSeq protein was modified relative to this genomic sequence to represent the inferred CDS: inserted 3 bases in 2 codons; deleted 1 base in 1 codon; substituted 2 bases at 2 genomic stop codons) — protein MSPLAGSKHSHQNKLLVVSDVVFQERLFLRSNELLLCATHRYCLFAVLSHSVSLLFVFYAVNLQAQKPLRRLTFSVSLILAESCEALIEDKVCFXRKMPFRETNCTEYVTQNYRITCTLAAEEAACSLAYLMTLHKEFETFEFFFRELFMLQNVYRVHVDXHLRSYFPSSRQLCFLGTSLISWAKRVVXGSISHLWTDLHCMRDLLGLGHDLVLLNSCGQDLSLKHNWEIIQLLKGFGGKNITPRVLPPPQVTTCTKYVHREQYYSSFSFMLWTIVCKCPPEHXCFGSMSMAITWFFVGLVLQDQCVLHLLAWPEDTIRSEGHFWVTPCRIPGEGHGPDGARPEETMKMLKGLEHLSYEDRLRELRLFSLEERRLSVDLRTSFQYLKRAC, from the exons ATGAGTCCTCTAGCAGGAAGCAAGCACAGCCATCAAAACAAGCTATTGGTGGTGTCTGATGTTGTATTTCAAGAGAGACTTTTTCTGAGGAGCAATGAATTGCTCCTCTGTGCAACACACAGATATTGCCTTTTTGCTGTTCTGAGTCACAGTGTTTCACTTCTATTTGTTTTCTATGCTGTTAATTTGCAAGCCCAAAAACCTCTT AGGAGGCTGACCTTCTCAGTGAGCTTGATTTTAGCAGAATCCTGTGAAGCACTTATTGAGGACAAGGTGTGCTTCTGAAGGAAAATGCCATTCAGAGAAACCAACTGCACAGAGTACGTCACACAGAACTACCGCATCACCTGCACCCTTGCAGCCGAGGAGGCCGCCTGCTCCCTTGCCTACCTCATGACATTGCACAAAGAGTTTGAGACCTTTGAGTTTTTCTTCAGGGAGCTGTTCATGCTCCAGAATGTCTACCGTGTTCATGTGG GACATTTAAGGAGCTATTTCCCTTccagcaggcagctctgctttctTGGCACCTCCCTCATTTCCTGGGCCAAGAGGGTGGTCTAGGGCAGCATCTCCCACCTGTGGACTGACCTCCACTGCATGAGAGACCTGCTTGGTCTTGGCCATGACCTGGTGCTACTCAACTCCTGTGGTCAGGACCTCTCCTTGAAGCACAACTGGGAGATCATCCAGCTGCTGAAGGGCTTTGGGGGCAAGAACATCACACCCAGGGTGCTGCCACCTCCCCAGGTCACCACCTGCACCAAATATGTGCACAGGGAGCAATAttactcttctttttctttcatgctgTGGACAATTGTGTGCAAATGTCCACCTGAGCA CTGTTTTGGCTCTATGTCCATGGCCATCACCTGGTTCTTTGTGGGGCTTGTGCTGCAGGACCAGTGTGTTCTCCATCTGCTGGCGTGGCCCGAGGACACCATCAGGTCTGAGGGGCACTTCTGGGTGACACCCTGCAGGATTCCAG gagaaggacatggacctgatGGAGCAAGGCCAGAGGAGACCATGAAAATGCttaaagggctggagcacctctcctatgaagacaggctgagagagttgcggctgttcagcctggaggagagaaggctCTCAGTTGACCTTAGAACATctttccagtacctaaagagAGCCTGctaa